One Cohnella candidum genomic region harbors:
- a CDS encoding DUF4275 family protein encodes MKQDIYIVDKDFTWTYIVTHESILGPYYCRR; translated from the coding sequence ATGAAACAAGATATTTATATTGTTGATAAGGACTTTACATGGACATATATAGTAACACATGAAAGTATATTGGGACCTTATTATTGCCGTAGATAG
- a CDS encoding IS256 family transposase, translated as MTTIPESTLSNLFENLVTQFIKDNLESIMCAEITQFMDENPEGHHNSRNGYYRRNLHTRYGNIEDMAVPRDRNGEFHTHVFEPYQRRDGWLEEAVIQMYKSGMGTREVARFIESMFGSHYSPTTVSNITATVLEDIENWQQRPLQKRYSVIYLDGLYVKLKRSTVSGEVIYFAMGIDEEGHRQILGFYVGGQESANGWRDVLKDLYRRGAHEVLLGVFDGLPGLDDAFREIYPKADVQHCIVHKVRATFPKIRVQHKTDFLDDLKTVYNALDHELALAAFDTVKAKWNKLYPKEIKSWEEQLSTLLTFYKYPPLIKEAIYTSNPIERMNKEIRKRLKPMNSLTNMDAAEKIVYLDAIDYNERFANRVIRGFGDTAVKKRLSEMFEESYPTAKTAE; from the coding sequence ATGACTACTATACCTGAAAGTACGCTGTCTAATCTATTTGAAAATCTTGTTACTCAATTTATTAAAGACAACCTCGAATCCATCATGTGTGCGGAAATTACTCAGTTTATGGATGAAAATCCGGAGGGTCACCATAACAGCCGAAACGGTTATTACCGGCGTAACTTGCACACTAGATACGGTAACATCGAAGACATGGCAGTCCCTCGGGATCGAAATGGTGAATTCCACACACATGTATTCGAGCCCTACCAGCGCCGGGACGGATGGCTGGAGGAGGCAGTAATTCAGATGTACAAGAGTGGCATGGGAACCCGAGAAGTGGCTCGTTTCATTGAGAGCATGTTCGGCAGTCACTACTCCCCCACAACGGTCAGCAACATCACGGCCACTGTCCTAGAGGACATTGAGAACTGGCAGCAACGCCCCTTGCAAAAGCGCTATAGTGTCATTTATCTTGACGGCCTCTATGTGAAGCTAAAGCGCAGTACGGTGAGCGGTGAAGTCATCTATTTCGCTATGGGTATCGACGAGGAAGGCCATCGTCAGATCCTCGGCTTCTACGTCGGCGGCCAGGAAAGCGCAAACGGCTGGCGAGACGTACTCAAGGATCTCTACCGCCGTGGTGCTCATGAGGTGCTGCTTGGTGTGTTCGACGGGTTACCTGGGCTTGACGACGCTTTCCGCGAGATCTATCCCAAGGCTGACGTACAACACTGTATTGTCCACAAGGTTCGCGCCACATTCCCAAAAATCCGAGTGCAGCACAAGACCGACTTCCTGGATGACTTGAAGACGGTTTACAATGCACTTGATCATGAGCTGGCGCTCGCCGCATTCGATACGGTAAAGGCCAAGTGGAATAAGCTATACCCTAAGGAGATCAAGTCGTGGGAAGAGCAGTTGTCGACGTTGCTGACGTTTTACAAATATCCACCTCTCATCAAAGAAGCGATTTACACGTCCAATCCGATCGAACGTATGAACAAAGAAATTCGTAAGCGTCTTAAGCCGATGAACAGCTTAACGAACATGGATGCGGCTGAGAAGATCGTTTACCTGGATGCCATTGATTACAACGAGCGATTTGCCAACAGAGTGATTCGAGGTTTCGGTGATACAGCTGTAAAGAAGAGACTGTCCGAGATGTTTGAGGAAAGCTACCCTACTGCTAAGACGGCGGAATAA